In Nitrospirota bacterium, the following are encoded in one genomic region:
- a CDS encoding helix-turn-helix transcriptional regulator: MGRGSAAGLTQQDLARRLGRPQSYVSKYELRERRLDVIEFVRITRALSADPCEIIRRIKAS, from the coding sequence TTGGGGAGGGGGTCAGCGGCGGGTTTGACCCAGCAGGATCTGGCCAGGCGTTTGGGCCGGCCACAATCTTATGTTTCAAAGTATGAGCTGAGGGAGAGACGCCTGGATGTCATCGAGTTTGTTCGGATTACGAGGGCTCTTTCAGCCGACCCCTGTGAGATCATCCGCAGGATTAAGGCTTCATAA